A region of Rhodoferax potami DNA encodes the following proteins:
- a CDS encoding TolC family outer membrane protein, translating into MTHRTPLALAIASIFFTGFSNAQPATQLSTAVEKAILENPEVKLKHKNLMASSNERAVAEGGFKPRIDLEATVGEKSTFSPGLSGDRAYSNSTASLQLRQTLFDGFATASDVRRLGYSRMAAYYDLLASSDNIGLEAARAYLDVQRFRELVELAKENYANHFDVYTRLETRVKAGVGRRVDLEQASGRLALAESNWLTEASNLHDVSSRYQRLVGEQPAANLSPIPNLTPSLPARENYVGNAVRGNPEFLGAVSNIRAFRADAELRKAANYPTLEFRASQSFETNRSAVTGDYRDSAVQLVLNYNLYRGGSDQARIRQYVDKLNATYDLRDKVCRDVRQTARIALNDVAKLESQIGFLSQHELSTSKAREAYRQQFDIGQRSLLDLLDTENEYFQARRALVNAEYDLSLAKARVLGVNGTLLSALKLRPLEVSAPIENGGTDANDDAMLCASDLGPDIVLDKSTLPKPTLATPEAAVVPAPAPLPVPVVPVAPNKALCDAVAPSVEKWIASWNSKDINGYFSAYSDSFVPAQGLSRSQWESLRKKRVGKQGGISTVLKNITPARCDGKTTEVSFTQEYGSDDYRDTVEKTLSMEYVNGAWKILKETVTKGRTF; encoded by the coding sequence ATGACACATCGCACTCCGTTGGCTCTTGCAATCGCCAGTATTTTCTTCACCGGTTTTTCCAATGCACAGCCTGCGACGCAGCTATCTACTGCGGTCGAGAAGGCAATCCTTGAAAACCCGGAAGTAAAACTCAAGCACAAGAACCTGATGGCCAGCTCCAACGAGCGCGCCGTGGCGGAAGGCGGATTCAAGCCGCGTATCGACTTGGAGGCTACCGTGGGTGAGAAATCCACGTTCTCCCCCGGTTTGTCTGGAGATCGCGCGTACTCCAACTCGACCGCTAGCTTGCAGTTGCGGCAAACCCTGTTTGACGGCTTTGCCACCGCAAGCGATGTGCGGCGCCTGGGCTACAGCCGCATGGCGGCTTACTACGACCTCTTGGCTAGCAGCGACAACATTGGCCTAGAAGCAGCACGCGCCTACTTGGATGTGCAGCGCTTCCGTGAACTGGTCGAGCTCGCCAAAGAAAATTACGCGAACCACTTCGATGTGTACACCCGCCTGGAAACGCGGGTTAAGGCGGGTGTCGGTCGTCGGGTGGACTTGGAGCAAGCCTCCGGGCGCTTGGCCCTGGCCGAGTCCAACTGGCTGACCGAGGCATCCAACCTGCATGATGTTTCTTCGCGCTACCAGCGTTTGGTTGGTGAACAACCCGCCGCGAACCTCAGCCCCATCCCTAACTTGACACCGTCGCTTCCAGCGCGCGAGAACTATGTGGGTAACGCTGTGCGCGGTAACCCCGAGTTTCTGGGTGCGGTATCCAACATTCGGGCATTCCGTGCCGATGCTGAATTGCGCAAGGCTGCAAACTACCCAACCTTGGAGTTCCGCGCGTCGCAGAGTTTTGAGACAAACCGCTCCGCAGTGACCGGCGACTACCGCGACTCTGCGGTTCAGCTGGTGCTGAACTACAACTTGTACCGCGGCGGCTCTGACCAAGCGCGCATTCGCCAATATGTAGACAAGCTCAACGCCACTTACGATCTCCGCGATAAAGTCTGCCGGGATGTGCGCCAAACTGCCCGAATCGCTCTGAATGATGTGGCAAAGCTCGAGTCCCAAATCGGCTTCCTGAGCCAGCACGAACTCTCCACGTCCAAGGCGCGTGAAGCCTACCGCCAGCAATTTGATATCGGCCAACGCTCCTTGCTCGATTTGCTGGACACCGAAAACGAGTATTTCCAAGCACGCCGTGCGCTCGTCAATGCCGAATACGACCTGTCGCTCGCCAAAGCGCGCGTTCTGGGTGTGAACGGCACTTTACTGAGTGCACTCAAACTCCGCCCCTTGGAAGTAAGTGCACCTATCGAAAACGGTGGCACCGATGCCAACGATGACGCGATGCTGTGCGCCAGTGACTTGGGCCCCGACATCGTTCTAGACAAGAGCACCTTACCCAAGCCCACCTTGGCAACGCCAGAAGCTGCGGTAGTACCCGCACCGGCTCCCCTGCCTGTGCCTGTGGTTCCTGTTGCGCCTAACAAGGCTTTGTGTGATGCGGTGGCGCCTTCCGTTGAAAAATGGATCGCATCGTGGAATAGCAAAGACATCAATGGCTATTTCAGCGCGTACTCCGACAGCTTTGTACCTGCACAAGGCCTGAGCCGTTCGCAGTGGGAAAGCTTGCGTAAGAAGCGGGTGGGCAAGCAAGGTGGAATCTCTACCGTGCTGAAAAATATCACCCCCGCGCGCTGCGATGGCAAGACAACCGAAGTCTCTTTCACCCAGGAATACGGGTCCGATGATTACCGCGATACCGTCGAGAAAACACTCTCGATGGAATACGTGAACGGCGCCTGGAAAATCTTGAAAGAAACCGTGACCAAAGGCCGCACCTTCTAA
- the exaC gene encoding acetaldehyde dehydrogenase ExaC produces MAIYAAPGAAGAKISYKSQYNNFIGGKFVPPVKGQYFDVITPVSGKVYTQAARSTAEDIELALDAAHAASDAWGKTDAATRSNILLKIADRIEQNLELLAYAETVDNGKAIRETLNADIPLTVDHFRYFAGCVRAQEGALSNIDENTVAYHIQEPLGVVGQIIPWNFPILMAAWKLAPALGAGNCVVLKPAESTPISILILAELIADLLPPGVLNIVNGYGREAGMPLATSKRIAKIAFTGSTTTGRVIAQAAANNLIPATLELGGKSPNVFFADIMDKDDAFLDKAIEGLVLFAFNQGEVCTCPSRALIQESIYDKFMERVLKRVAAIKHANPLDTDSMMGAQASKEQLTKILSYLDLGKQEGAEVLIGGGQAHLGGDLEGGYYVQPTLFKGHNKMRIFQEEIFGPVLAVTTFKDEAEALAIANDTLYGLGAGVWSRNGNVAYRMGRAIKAGRVWTNCYHAYPAHAAFGGYKESGIGRETHKMMLDHYQQTKNLLVSYSENKLGFF; encoded by the coding sequence ATGGCTATTTACGCAGCACCCGGCGCAGCAGGCGCCAAGATCTCGTACAAATCCCAGTACAACAACTTCATTGGCGGCAAGTTTGTGCCACCGGTCAAGGGCCAGTACTTTGACGTCATCACCCCGGTCAGCGGCAAGGTTTACACCCAAGCTGCACGCTCCACCGCAGAAGACATTGAACTGGCACTCGACGCTGCCCACGCCGCCAGCGACGCCTGGGGCAAGACCGATGCGGCCACCCGCAGCAACATCTTGCTCAAGATTGCTGACCGCATCGAGCAAAACCTGGAACTGCTGGCCTATGCCGAAACCGTGGACAACGGCAAAGCCATCCGCGAAACGCTGAACGCCGACATCCCCTTGACGGTGGACCACTTCCGCTACTTTGCGGGCTGCGTGCGTGCGCAAGAAGGCGCCTTGTCCAACATCGACGAGAACACCGTGGCGTATCACATCCAGGAACCCCTGGGCGTGGTCGGCCAGATCATTCCCTGGAACTTCCCTATCCTGATGGCAGCCTGGAAGCTGGCCCCTGCCTTGGGCGCCGGCAACTGCGTGGTGCTCAAGCCCGCAGAAAGCACCCCCATCTCCATCTTGATCTTGGCGGAGCTGATCGCCGACCTGCTGCCACCCGGTGTGCTCAACATCGTGAACGGCTACGGCCGTGAAGCCGGCATGCCTCTGGCCACCAGCAAGCGCATCGCCAAGATCGCGTTCACCGGCTCCACCACCACCGGCCGCGTGATTGCACAAGCCGCTGCCAACAACCTGATTCCCGCCACGCTGGAACTGGGCGGCAAGAGCCCCAACGTGTTCTTTGCCGACATCATGGACAAGGACGACGCTTTCTTGGACAAAGCCATCGAAGGCTTGGTGCTGTTTGCCTTCAACCAAGGTGAAGTCTGCACCTGCCCAAGCCGCGCACTGATCCAAGAAAGCATTTACGACAAGTTCATGGAGCGCGTGTTGAAGCGCGTGGCGGCCATCAAGCACGCCAACCCGCTGGATACCGATAGCATGATGGGCGCGCAAGCCTCCAAAGAGCAGCTGACCAAGATCCTGAGCTACTTGGACCTGGGCAAGCAAGAGGGTGCTGAAGTGCTCATCGGTGGCGGCCAAGCCCACCTCGGTGGCGACTTGGAAGGCGGCTACTACGTGCAGCCCACCCTGTTCAAGGGCCACAACAAGATGCGCATCTTCCAGGAAGAAATCTTCGGCCCCGTGCTGGCTGTGACCACTTTCAAGGACGAAGCTGAAGCCTTGGCGATTGCCAACGACACCCTCTACGGTTTGGGCGCCGGCGTGTGGAGCCGCAACGGCAACGTGGCCTACCGCATGGGCCGCGCCATCAAAGCGGGCCGCGTGTGGACCAACTGCTACCACGCCTACCCTGCACACGCTGCATTCGGTGGCTACAAGGAATCAGGCATCGGCCGCGAAACCCACAAGATGATGCTGGACCACTACCAGCAGACCAAGAACTTGTTGGTGTCGTACTCTGAGAACAAGTTGGGCTTCTTTTAA
- a CDS encoding MFS transporter: protein MTPLERRSSASLALIFALRMLGLFLVLPVFALEARKYPGGDDAALVGIAMGVYGLTQGLLQIPFGMASDRFGRKPVMVVGLLVFALGSAVAAWAPTLEWLVAGRAVQGAGAISAAVTALLADQTRDIVRTKAMALVGASIALMFAVSLVLSPLLAAHIGLHGLFALTSALALGGVAVVIWWVPPAPLQQVDQARSGVLAVLRHPALLRLDFGVFVLHAVQLAMWVALPAMLVQAGLARDQHWQVYLPAVLASFFVMGSTLFPLEKKGYLRAVFLSAIGLIAVVQVALWLLTQAGPSIWTMGLVLFVFFCGFNVLEASQPSLASKAAPASARGAALGVYNTLQSLGFFAGGALGGWLVKSAGAQALFVASGGAMVAWLLVAWRMEAPAAKPAAKAG from the coding sequence ATGACCCCGCTGGAGCGGCGCTCCAGTGCATCGCTGGCACTGATTTTTGCGTTGCGGATGCTGGGGCTTTTTCTGGTGCTTCCGGTATTCGCGTTGGAAGCCCGCAAATACCCCGGTGGGGACGATGCGGCGCTGGTGGGGATTGCGATGGGCGTCTATGGCCTGACGCAGGGCTTGTTGCAGATTCCCTTCGGCATGGCTTCCGACCGGTTCGGGCGCAAGCCGGTGATGGTGGTTGGATTGCTGGTGTTTGCGCTCGGTAGTGCTGTGGCCGCGTGGGCGCCTACCCTGGAGTGGCTGGTAGCCGGCCGAGCAGTTCAAGGCGCAGGGGCTATCTCCGCAGCGGTGACTGCCTTGTTGGCAGACCAGACCCGGGACATCGTGCGTACCAAAGCCATGGCTTTGGTGGGGGCGAGTATCGCGTTGATGTTTGCCGTGTCTCTGGTGCTGTCTCCCTTGCTCGCGGCCCATATCGGCTTGCACGGCTTGTTTGCCCTGACCTCCGCGTTGGCGCTGGGCGGAGTCGCGGTGGTGATCTGGTGGGTTCCGCCAGCGCCACTGCAGCAGGTTGACCAAGCCAGAAGCGGTGTGCTCGCCGTGCTGCGCCACCCGGCTTTGCTGAGATTGGATTTTGGTGTTTTTGTGCTCCATGCGGTGCAACTGGCCATGTGGGTGGCGTTGCCCGCCATGTTGGTGCAAGCGGGATTGGCGCGCGATCAACATTGGCAGGTGTACCTGCCGGCGGTATTGGCCTCGTTCTTCGTCATGGGGTCCACCCTCTTTCCGCTCGAGAAAAAAGGCTATCTGCGTGCGGTGTTTTTGTCCGCCATTGGGCTGATTGCGGTGGTGCAAGTGGCGCTGTGGCTGCTCACCCAGGCCGGGCCCAGTATCTGGACTATGGGTCTGGTGTTGTTTGTGTTTTTTTGTGGCTTCAATGTGCTGGAGGCCAGTCAGCCCAGCCTAGCCTCGAAGGCGGCGCCAGCCTCGGCCCGTGGTGCGGCACTGGGGGTTTACAACACCTTGCAGTCCCTGGGTTTCTTTGCTGGGGGCGCTTTGGGCGGTTGGTTGGTCAAGTCTGCCGGAGCTCAGGCCTTGTTTGTGGCCAGTGGTGGCGCCATGGTGGCATGGTTGCTCGTCGCGTGGCGAATGGAGGCGCCTGCCGCTAAACCTGCGGCAAAGGCGGGATAA
- a CDS encoding sigma-54-dependent Fis family transcriptional regulator: protein MRSPSPLLALRQARQQLLETGQCPAGIVDERLARSWHRSMAAGLAPTARVSPEHASTHHLRHVLASNHALLAHSRPVMEYVFDQVRQSQSVVVLADSAGMLMHTLGDPHFVDKAERVALTSGASWNESHRGTNAIGTALAERGAVEIHGSEHFLERNGFLTCAASPILSATGELSGILDISGDHRNGHAHTLGLVSTAARMIENRLMVATCKRNIRLHLHAHPEGIGSVAEGIIALSDDGWIVGANRVGLALLRLNTGDIGATLLERVLDVRLDDLLSRHKRRPLQAQQLRLHNGAIVFAQIQVDPAVLPAISHAAPAAAATPASKPGVDALSALDTGDARWRSAADKARRIVAKPIPLLVQGESGVGKEMFARALHASGPRRDGPFVAINCGAIPESLIESELFGYVAGAFTGARKEGSPGRLREAHGGTLFLDEIGDMPLTMQTRLLRVLQERTVTPVGAGKAVAVDFALVCATHCKLAEAAANGKFRHDLYYRINGLTVTLPALRDRSDFAALTERLLSDLSPALGVQVAPELLSRLAAYPWPGNLRQYASVLRTACAMLQDSEDTLDWAHMPDDLLEALQAVAPVAAASSPGPAVVAGAAPLGLQPAAVQVPQSLQALSQVAIQQTLEATRGNVSLAARQLGISRQTLYRKLAAASV from the coding sequence GTGCGATCACCTTCCCCTTTGCTGGCCTTACGTCAGGCCCGACAGCAGCTTTTGGAAACCGGGCAGTGCCCGGCCGGTATCGTGGATGAGCGGCTGGCGCGCTCGTGGCACCGCAGCATGGCGGCCGGTTTGGCGCCCACTGCCCGGGTCTCGCCCGAACATGCCAGCACCCACCATTTGCGCCATGTGCTGGCGAGTAACCATGCGCTGTTGGCCCACTCGCGCCCGGTCATGGAATATGTTTTTGACCAGGTGCGCCAAAGCCAGAGCGTGGTGGTGCTGGCCGATTCCGCCGGCATGTTGATGCACACCCTGGGCGACCCGCATTTTGTAGACAAGGCCGAACGGGTGGCACTGACCAGCGGTGCATCTTGGAACGAAAGCCACCGGGGTACCAACGCCATCGGTACCGCGCTGGCGGAGCGCGGTGCGGTAGAGATCCATGGCTCGGAGCATTTCCTGGAGCGCAATGGTTTCTTGACTTGCGCGGCCTCGCCGATTTTGTCGGCGACTGGCGAGTTGAGCGGCATTCTGGATATCTCCGGCGACCACCGCAATGGCCACGCCCACACCTTGGGGTTGGTCAGCACCGCCGCCCGCATGATTGAAAACCGCCTCATGGTGGCCACCTGTAAGCGCAATATCCGGCTGCATTTGCACGCGCACCCGGAGGGCATCGGCAGTGTGGCCGAAGGCATCATCGCTCTCTCCGACGACGGCTGGATTGTGGGCGCCAACCGCGTGGGCCTGGCGCTGCTGCGGCTCAACACCGGCGACATCGGTGCCACCTTGCTGGAGCGTGTGCTGGATGTGCGGCTGGACGACCTGCTCTCCCGCCACAAGCGCCGGCCTCTGCAAGCCCAGCAACTGCGACTGCACAACGGCGCCATCGTGTTCGCGCAGATTCAGGTCGATCCTGCGGTGCTACCCGCTATCAGCCACGCCGCACCAGCGGCTGCCGCCACGCCTGCATCCAAGCCTGGCGTCGACGCTCTGAGCGCACTGGACACGGGCGATGCCCGCTGGCGCAGCGCCGCCGACAAGGCGCGCCGCATCGTGGCCAAGCCGATCCCGTTGCTGGTGCAGGGCGAGTCCGGCGTGGGCAAAGAGATGTTTGCCCGCGCCCTGCACGCCAGTGGCCCGCGCCGTGACGGTCCCTTTGTGGCCATTAACTGCGGCGCCATCCCTGAGAGCTTGATCGAGTCCGAGCTGTTTGGTTATGTGGCGGGCGCGTTCACCGGTGCGCGCAAAGAGGGCAGCCCCGGCCGCTTGCGCGAGGCCCACGGCGGCACCTTGTTTCTGGACGAAATCGGCGATATGCCACTGACCATGCAAACCCGTTTGCTGCGCGTGCTGCAAGAGCGCACCGTGACCCCGGTGGGCGCAGGCAAAGCCGTGGCGGTGGACTTTGCGCTGGTGTGCGCCACCCATTGCAAGCTGGCTGAAGCGGCGGCCAATGGCAAGTTCCGCCACGACCTGTACTACCGCATCAACGGCCTGACGGTTACCTTGCCTGCCCTGCGCGATCGCAGTGACTTCGCAGCCCTCACCGAGCGGCTGTTGAGTGACCTGAGCCCCGCTCTGGGAGTGCAGGTCGCCCCGGAGCTACTCAGCCGTCTGGCGGCCTATCCGTGGCCGGGCAACCTGCGGCAATACGCCAGCGTGCTGCGCACTGCCTGCGCGATGTTGCAAGACAGCGAAGACACCCTGGACTGGGCGCACATGCCCGACGACCTGCTGGAGGCGCTACAAGCCGTAGCGCCGGTGGCGGCGGCGAGCTCCCCGGGCCCGGCAGTGGTTGCAGGGGCTGCACCACTCGGGCTTCAGCCCGCGGCAGTACAGGTGCCCCAGAGCTTGCAAGCACTCTCGCAAGTGGCCATCCAGCAGACCTTGGAGGCCACGCGCGGCAATGTGTCGCTGGCCGCCCGCCAGCTGGGCATCAGCCGGCAGACGCTGTATCGCAAGCTGGCTGCTGCCAGCGTTTGA
- the uvrA gene encoding excinuclease ABC subunit UvrA: MNSSSDDGKYLARALQQQNISVRGARTHNLKNIDIDIPRNQLVVITGLSGSGKSSLAFDTLYAEGQRRYVESLSTYARQFLQLMDKPDVDMIEGLSPAISIEQKATSHNPRSTVGTVTEIHDYLRLLFARAGTPYCPDHDLPLQSQTVSQMVDAVLALPEDTKLMILAPVAREKKGEFQDLFAQMQAQGYVRFRLNGKPYEAEDLPELKKTEKHDIDVVVDRIKVRQDLKQRLAESFEAALRIASGRAIALEMDTGVEHLFNAKFACPVCNYSIAELEPRLFSFNSPVGACTTCDGLGQHEFFDPARVVAFPTLSLASGAIKGWDRRNGYYFSMLESLAKHYGFDIDASFESLPHTVQHAILQGSGADEIKFSYIMDSGASQGKKVTKKHPFEGIIPNMQRRYRETDSAVVREDLGRLRSTQPCPDCGGSRLRKEARHVKIGEGTEARAIYEISHVTLRESFEYFNSLQMPGARGEIAAKVIREIGLRLKFLNDVGLNYLSLDRSAETLSGGESQRIRLASQIGSGLTGVMYVLDEPSIGLHQRDNDRLIGTLQHLRDIGNSVLVVEHDEDMMRAADHVIDMGLGAGVHGGRVIAQGTFDEVKATPASLTGQYLAKTLQIEVPKRRTPWLPVVEEAKPVAKGAGESAPSKAALAWAERQAQHIATQGELQAIHITGATGHNLKHVSVDFPVGLLTCVTGVSGSGKSTLVNDTLYAAVARQLYRAHDEPAAHESIDGIQYFDKVINVDQSPIGRTPRSNPATYTGLFTPIRELMAEVPTARERGYGPGRFSFNVAGGRCEACQGDGMVKVEMHFLPDVYVPCDVCAGQRYNRETLEVLYKGKNIAQILDMTVEAAYEFLHAVPTIARKLQTLLDVGLSYIRLGQAATTLSGGEAQRVKLALELSKKDTGRTLYILDEPTTGLHFADIALLLKVLHQLRDAGNTIVIIEHNLDVIKTADWLIDIGPEGGAGGGTVVGVGTPEDIAANPASHTGRYLKALL; the protein is encoded by the coding sequence TTGAACTCCTCTTCTGACGACGGTAAATATCTCGCCCGCGCTTTGCAGCAGCAAAACATCAGTGTGCGGGGTGCGCGCACCCACAACCTGAAGAATATCGACATCGATATTCCGCGAAACCAGTTGGTGGTCATCACCGGCCTGTCGGGCTCGGGCAAGTCCAGCCTCGCGTTTGACACCCTCTATGCGGAGGGCCAGCGCCGCTATGTGGAGAGCCTCTCGACCTACGCACGCCAGTTCCTGCAACTGATGGACAAGCCCGATGTAGACATGATCGAAGGGCTCTCGCCCGCCATCAGCATCGAGCAAAAAGCCACCAGCCACAACCCGCGCTCCACCGTGGGCACGGTCACCGAAATTCACGACTACCTGCGCCTGCTGTTCGCACGCGCCGGCACCCCTTACTGCCCTGACCACGACCTGCCCCTGCAAAGTCAGACCGTCAGCCAGATGGTGGACGCCGTGCTAGCGCTACCCGAAGACACCAAGCTGATGATTCTGGCGCCCGTGGCGCGGGAGAAGAAAGGGGAATTCCAGGACCTGTTTGCCCAGATGCAAGCACAGGGCTATGTGCGATTCCGGCTCAATGGCAAGCCCTATGAAGCGGAAGACCTGCCTGAACTCAAAAAAACCGAGAAACACGACATTGACGTAGTGGTCGACCGCATCAAGGTGCGGCAGGACCTCAAGCAACGGCTGGCCGAGAGCTTTGAGGCCGCCCTGCGCATTGCCAGCGGCCGCGCGATTGCGCTCGAAATGGACACGGGCGTGGAGCACCTGTTCAACGCCAAGTTCGCATGCCCGGTGTGCAACTATTCGATTGCGGAGCTGGAGCCGCGGCTGTTTTCGTTCAACTCACCGGTCGGTGCCTGCACGACCTGTGACGGTTTGGGCCAACATGAGTTTTTTGATCCGGCCCGCGTGGTGGCCTTCCCCACTTTGAGCCTGGCCAGTGGCGCCATCAAAGGCTGGGACCGGCGCAACGGCTACTACTTCAGCATGCTGGAGAGCCTGGCCAAGCACTACGGGTTCGACATTGACGCCTCGTTTGAAAGCCTGCCGCACACGGTGCAGCACGCCATCCTGCAGGGCTCCGGCGCTGACGAGATCAAGTTCAGCTACATCATGGATTCCGGCGCTTCGCAGGGCAAGAAGGTCACGAAAAAGCACCCCTTCGAGGGCATCATCCCCAACATGCAGCGCCGCTACCGGGAGACCGACTCTGCCGTCGTCCGGGAAGACCTGGGCCGCTTGCGCAGCACCCAGCCCTGCCCGGACTGCGGCGGCTCCCGCCTACGCAAAGAAGCCCGCCATGTGAAGATTGGCGAAGGCACCGAGGCGCGCGCGATCTACGAGATCAGCCACGTCACGCTGCGCGAAAGCTTTGAGTACTTCAACAGCCTGCAGATGCCAGGCGCACGCGGCGAAATTGCAGCCAAGGTGATCCGCGAAATCGGCCTGCGCCTGAAGTTCCTGAACGACGTGGGCCTGAACTACCTGAGCCTGGACCGCAGTGCCGAAACCCTGTCTGGCGGGGAGAGCCAGCGCATCCGCTTGGCGAGTCAGATCGGCTCAGGCCTGACCGGCGTGATGTATGTGCTTGATGAGCCCAGCATCGGCCTGCACCAACGCGACAACGACCGCCTGATCGGCACCCTGCAGCACCTGCGCGACATCGGCAACAGCGTGCTGGTGGTCGAGCATGACGAGGACATGATGCGCGCGGCCGACCATGTGATCGACATGGGCCTGGGCGCGGGCGTGCACGGCGGGCGGGTGATTGCCCAGGGCACGTTTGACGAGGTCAAGGCCACCCCAGCGTCGCTCACCGGCCAGTACCTGGCCAAGACCCTGCAAATTGAAGTGCCTAAGCGCCGCACCCCTTGGCTACCGGTAGTGGAAGAGGCCAAGCCGGTTGCCAAAGGTGCCGGCGAAAGCGCCCCCAGCAAGGCAGCATTGGCCTGGGCGGAGCGGCAAGCGCAGCACATTGCCACCCAAGGCGAACTGCAAGCCATCCACATCACCGGGGCCACGGGGCACAACCTCAAACACGTGAGTGTGGACTTCCCGGTCGGCTTGCTGACCTGCGTGACCGGCGTGTCCGGCTCAGGCAAATCCACGCTGGTGAACGACACCTTGTACGCCGCGGTGGCGCGCCAGCTTTATCGTGCACACGACGAGCCAGCGGCCCACGAGAGCATCGATGGCATTCAGTACTTCGACAAGGTCATCAACGTCGACCAGTCGCCCATTGGCCGCACGCCGCGCAGCAACCCGGCCACCTACACCGGCCTGTTCACGCCCATTCGCGAGCTGATGGCGGAGGTGCCCACGGCGCGCGAACGGGGCTACGGCCCGGGCCGCTTCAGCTTCAACGTGGCCGGTGGCCGCTGCGAGGCTTGCCAGGGCGACGGCATGGTGAAGGTGGAGATGCACTTTTTGCCTGATGTGTATGTGCCCTGCGACGTATGCGCCGGCCAGCGCTATAACCGCGAAACGCTGGAAGTGCTCTACAAAGGCAAGAACATCGCCCAGATTCTGGATATGACGGTGGAAGCTGCCTACGAGTTTTTGCACGCGGTGCCCACCATCGCCCGCAAACTGCAAACGCTGCTGGATGTGGGCCTGTCCTACATCCGCCTCGGGCAAGCGGCCACTACGCTGTCCGGTGGCGAGGCACAGCGTGTGAAGCTGGCCTTGGAGCTGTCCAAAAAAGACACCGGCCGCACGCTCTATATCTTGGACGAGCCCACCACCGGCCTGCACTTTGCCGACATTGCGCTGTTGCTCAAAGTGCTGCACCAGTTGCGCGATGCGGGCAACACCATCGTCATCATTGAACACAACCTCGATGTCATCAAAACCGCTGACTGGCTGATCGACATTGGCCCCGAAGGCGGCGCAGGTGGTGGCACCGTGGTCGGTGTGGGCACGCCGGAAGACATTGCCGCCAACCCGGCCAGCCACACGGGGCGCTATTTGAAGGCGCTGCTCTGA
- a CDS encoding transglutaminase-like cysteine peptidase → MLSIQVGAGIDAVQASFLQRWGAAAQPRFDAWRKLLPTLNDLGDTERLKRVNSFVNQQVQFGEDTAVWGQTDYWATPVETLGRGAGDCEDFAIAKYFSLLQIGVAPDKLRFIYVRAKTGTSDATQAHMVLAFYASPDAEPLVMDNLVGEIKPASRRPDLVPVFSFNSTGVFTGAAGASPAAGGTGRLSRWEDLLRRAKAEGFE, encoded by the coding sequence ATGCTGAGCATTCAGGTGGGGGCTGGCATTGATGCGGTGCAGGCTTCGTTTTTGCAACGTTGGGGTGCGGCTGCTCAACCCCGATTCGATGCATGGCGCAAATTGCTCCCCACGTTGAACGATCTGGGGGACACAGAGCGTCTGAAGCGCGTCAACAGTTTCGTGAATCAACAGGTGCAGTTCGGCGAAGACACGGCCGTGTGGGGGCAAACAGATTATTGGGCGACGCCTGTCGAAACGCTGGGGCGTGGTGCCGGAGATTGCGAAGATTTCGCGATTGCCAAGTACTTCTCACTCCTTCAGATCGGGGTGGCGCCCGATAAGCTTCGCTTTATCTACGTGCGCGCCAAGACGGGAACGTCGGATGCCACACAAGCGCACATGGTGTTGGCGTTTTATGCCTCGCCAGACGCAGAACCTTTGGTGATGGATAACTTGGTCGGTGAGATCAAGCCGGCTTCGCGTCGCCCGGATTTGGTGCCGGTGTTTAGTTTTAACAGTACGGGCGTTTTTACCGGGGCTGCGGGCGCGAGCCCTGCTGCGGGGGGCACCGGGCGTTTGTCGCGTTGGGAAGATTTGTTACGCCGGGCTAAGGCCGAAGGCTTTGAGTAA